The following coding sequences are from one Rhineura floridana isolate rRhiFlo1 chromosome 2, rRhiFlo1.hap2, whole genome shotgun sequence window:
- the LOC133378230 gene encoding olfactory receptor 5G9-like isoform X1 produces MATDTTGFYPEAAQSLFPTIWIKQQHLGIMSEENATTVIKEFVFVGLTSNPTLQTILFFVFLAIYMTTLVENLGMIALIRASPRLHTPMYFFLSSLSFLDVCFSSVFAPKALVDFPAEKKSISFIGCAMQMYFFVGLGSAECFLLAAMAYDRYVAICKPLLYPVLMSPRVCFLLVVGSYILGLLHSLLHTIFTFRLSFCRTNVINHFFCDITALLSISSSDIYINELLIFYVAGLVEVTTILSVVVSYTYILTNIVMRIGSAAGRLKAFSTCTSHLTVVTIFHGAILILHFRPNLSSGSFVQDITDKILSVFYTIIIPLLNPLIYSLRNKEVKGALGGFWRKVCHKIIRS; encoded by the coding sequence atctggataaaacaacaacacctggGTATAATGTCTGAAGAAAACGCCACCACTGTGATCAAGGAGTTTGTATTTGTAGGATTAACAAGCAACCCTACGCTGCAGACCATTCTCTTTTTTGTGTTCCTGGCTATTTATATGACCACCTTGGTTGAAAATCTGGGAATGATTGCCTTAATAAGGGCCAGTCCCCGCCTCCATACCCCAATGTACTTCTTTCTCAGCAGCCTGTCTTTCCTGGATGTATgcttctcttctgtgtttgctccaAAGGCATTAGTGGATTTTCCAGCAGAGAAAAAGTCCATTTCCTTTATTGGGTGTGCAATGCAAATGTACTTTTTTGTAGGTCTAGGGAGTGCAGAGTGCTTTCTCTTGGCTGCAATGGCATATGATCGTTATGTGGCTATCTGTAAACCACTTCTGTATCCCGTCCTCATGTCTCCTAGAGTCTGCTTTCTTTTGGTGGTGGGGTCGTATATTCTTGGGCTTCTACATTCTCTCCTTCATACAATCTTCACCTTCAGACTGTCATTCTGTAGGACTAATGTGATCAACCATTTTTTCTGTGATATCACTGCACTTTTATCAATTTCCTCTTCTGATATCTATATCAATGAACTGCTGATCTTTTACGTAGCTGGTCTTGTAGAAGTAACCACGATACTGAGTGTCGTGGTTTCTTATACCTATATTCTTACCAACATTGTGATGAGGATCGGCTCAGCTGCAGGGAGGCTCAAGGCCTTCTCCACTTGCACCTCACACCTCACTGTCGTTACCATCTTCCACGGGGCCATTCTCATATTACACTTCCGGCCAAACTTGAGCAGTGGATCCTTTGTTCAAGATATAACTGACAAAATACTTTCAGTGTTCTACACAATTATCATTCCATTGCTGAACCCTTTGATTTACAGCCTGAGAAACAAGGAGGTAAAGGGCGCCCTGGGAGGTTTTTGGAGGAAGGTGTGTCACAAAATAATTAGGTCATGA
- the LOC133378230 gene encoding olfactory receptor 5G9-like isoform X2 — MSEENATTVIKEFVFVGLTSNPTLQTILFFVFLAIYMTTLVENLGMIALIRASPRLHTPMYFFLSSLSFLDVCFSSVFAPKALVDFPAEKKSISFIGCAMQMYFFVGLGSAECFLLAAMAYDRYVAICKPLLYPVLMSPRVCFLLVVGSYILGLLHSLLHTIFTFRLSFCRTNVINHFFCDITALLSISSSDIYINELLIFYVAGLVEVTTILSVVVSYTYILTNIVMRIGSAAGRLKAFSTCTSHLTVVTIFHGAILILHFRPNLSSGSFVQDITDKILSVFYTIIIPLLNPLIYSLRNKEVKGALGGFWRKVCHKIIRS, encoded by the coding sequence ATGTCTGAAGAAAACGCCACCACTGTGATCAAGGAGTTTGTATTTGTAGGATTAACAAGCAACCCTACGCTGCAGACCATTCTCTTTTTTGTGTTCCTGGCTATTTATATGACCACCTTGGTTGAAAATCTGGGAATGATTGCCTTAATAAGGGCCAGTCCCCGCCTCCATACCCCAATGTACTTCTTTCTCAGCAGCCTGTCTTTCCTGGATGTATgcttctcttctgtgtttgctccaAAGGCATTAGTGGATTTTCCAGCAGAGAAAAAGTCCATTTCCTTTATTGGGTGTGCAATGCAAATGTACTTTTTTGTAGGTCTAGGGAGTGCAGAGTGCTTTCTCTTGGCTGCAATGGCATATGATCGTTATGTGGCTATCTGTAAACCACTTCTGTATCCCGTCCTCATGTCTCCTAGAGTCTGCTTTCTTTTGGTGGTGGGGTCGTATATTCTTGGGCTTCTACATTCTCTCCTTCATACAATCTTCACCTTCAGACTGTCATTCTGTAGGACTAATGTGATCAACCATTTTTTCTGTGATATCACTGCACTTTTATCAATTTCCTCTTCTGATATCTATATCAATGAACTGCTGATCTTTTACGTAGCTGGTCTTGTAGAAGTAACCACGATACTGAGTGTCGTGGTTTCTTATACCTATATTCTTACCAACATTGTGATGAGGATCGGCTCAGCTGCAGGGAGGCTCAAGGCCTTCTCCACTTGCACCTCACACCTCACTGTCGTTACCATCTTCCACGGGGCCATTCTCATATTACACTTCCGGCCAAACTTGAGCAGTGGATCCTTTGTTCAAGATATAACTGACAAAATACTTTCAGTGTTCTACACAATTATCATTCCATTGCTGAACCCTTTGATTTACAGCCTGAGAAACAAGGAGGTAAAGGGCGCCCTGGGAGGTTTTTGGAGGAAGGTGTGTCACAAAATAATTAGGTCATGA